A part of Streptococcus porcinus genomic DNA contains:
- a CDS encoding RidA family protein, whose amino-acid sequence MKNYPDSIGPYSIYTVEGNTLYTSGQLPVIPETGDLATGFEAQCRQSFANIKGILEEQGLDLSHVFKLTIYLSDLTYFNTLNHVMEELFEEPYPIRTAYQVVALPKGALIEVEALARLTKS is encoded by the coding sequence ATGAAAAACTATCCCGATTCTATTGGGCCTTACTCTATCTACACGGTAGAAGGTAACACGCTCTACACTTCAGGTCAATTACCAGTGATTCCTGAGACTGGCGACTTAGCTACTGGGTTTGAAGCTCAGTGCCGACAATCTTTTGCCAACATTAAGGGAATTTTAGAGGAACAAGGCCTGGATTTGAGCCACGTTTTTAAACTTACTATCTATTTGTCAGATTTGACGTATTTTAATACCTTAAACCATGTGATGGAAGAATTATTTGAGGAACCTTATCCTATCAGGACTGCTTATCAAGTTGTTGCTTTACCTAAAGGAGCTTTAATTGAGGTTGAAGCACTAGCTAGACTGACGAAATCATAA
- a CDS encoding adenylosuccinate synthase, whose protein sequence is MTSVVVVGTQWGDEGKGKITDFLSSDAEVIARYQGGDNAGHTIVIDGKKFKLHLIPSGIFFPEKISVIGNGVVVNPKSLVKELAYLHEEGVTTDNLRISDRAHVILPYHIKLDQLQEDAKGDNKIGTTIKGIGPAYMDKAARVGIRIADLLDKDIFAERLRINLAEKNRLFEKMYDSTPLDFDAIFEEYYAYGQEIKKYVTDTSVILNDALDAGKRVLFEGAQGVMLDIDQGTYPFVTSSNPVAGGVTIGSGVGPSKINKVVGVCKAYTSRVGDGPFPTELFDEVGDRIREVGHEYGTTTGRPRRVGWFDSVVMRHSRRVSGITNLSLNSIDVLSGLDTVKICVAYDLDGQRIDYYPASLEQLKRCKPIYEELPGWEEDITGVRSLEELPENARNYVRRVGELVGVRISTFSVGPGREQTNILESVWATI, encoded by the coding sequence ATGACATCAGTAGTAGTTGTTGGTACCCAGTGGGGTGATGAAGGTAAGGGGAAGATTACAGATTTTTTATCTTCTGATGCAGAAGTGATTGCGCGTTATCAAGGTGGAGATAATGCGGGTCATACCATTGTGATTGATGGTAAGAAATTCAAGTTGCATTTGATTCCTTCAGGGATTTTCTTCCCAGAAAAGATTTCTGTTATTGGTAATGGTGTTGTAGTTAATCCAAAATCATTGGTTAAAGAGTTAGCTTACTTGCATGAAGAAGGTGTAACCACTGATAATCTTCGGATTTCAGATCGTGCGCACGTGATTCTGCCATACCATATCAAGTTGGATCAGTTGCAAGAAGATGCCAAAGGTGATAACAAAATCGGCACTACAATCAAGGGTATTGGTCCAGCGTATATGGACAAGGCTGCGCGTGTTGGGATTCGGATTGCTGATCTTTTGGACAAAGATATCTTTGCTGAACGCCTTAGAATTAACCTAGCTGAGAAAAACCGTCTCTTTGAAAAAATGTATGACAGTACACCACTTGACTTTGATGCTATTTTTGAAGAGTATTATGCTTATGGTCAAGAGATTAAAAAATATGTGACAGACACGTCTGTTATCTTAAATGATGCTCTTGACGCTGGCAAACGTGTTCTTTTTGAAGGTGCCCAAGGGGTTATGCTTGATATTGATCAAGGAACTTACCCATTTGTGACCTCATCTAACCCAGTTGCTGGTGGTGTGACTATTGGTTCTGGTGTCGGACCAAGTAAGATTAACAAGGTTGTTGGTGTATGTAAAGCTTACACGAGTCGTGTGGGTGATGGTCCTTTCCCGACTGAGCTCTTTGATGAAGTTGGTGACCGCATCCGTGAAGTTGGTCATGAATATGGAACAACTACAGGGCGTCCGCGTCGCGTCGGTTGGTTTGACTCAGTTGTGATGCGTCATAGCCGTCGCGTGTCAGGAATTACTAATCTATCTTTGAACTCTATTGATGTTCTTTCAGGTCTTGATACCGTTAAAATCTGTGTGGCCTATGATCTTGATGGTCAGCGGATTGATTATTACCCTGCAAGTTTGGAGCAATTAAAACGTTGTAAACCTATTTATGAAGAACTTCCAGGCTGGGAAGAGGATATCACAGGCGTTCGCAGTCTGGAAGAACTTCCAGAAAATGCCCGTAACTATGTGCGTCGCGTGGGCGAATTAGTTGGTGTGCGTATTTCAACCTTCTCAGTTGGACCAGGCCGTGAACAAACTAATATTTTAGAGAGTGTTTGGGCAACTATTTAA
- a CDS encoding helix-turn-helix transcriptional regulator — MDKERLNYWKTVIKFLHGVLGENYEIVLHVIDENDIYIGEIVNSHISGRTTNSPLTAFALDLINNKVYQKQDFVTNYKAIVSPQNKEVRGSTLFIKNASGQLEGMLCINMDISVYKNLAENVLSLANLLPHQCQSPTLASINYQPDEAVEVLSNNIQDIISEIIDPSLLKQGINLSQEVKIDIVYKLHEKGVFQLKGAVSKVAEVLNISEPSVYRYLKKIDAD; from the coding sequence ATGGACAAGGAGAGACTGAACTATTGGAAAACAGTCATTAAGTTTTTACATGGAGTTCTTGGGGAAAATTATGAAATCGTTCTTCATGTGATTGATGAAAATGATATCTACATTGGCGAAATTGTAAACAGTCACATTAGCGGACGGACAACCAATTCACCCCTAACAGCATTTGCACTAGACTTGATTAATAATAAGGTCTATCAAAAACAAGATTTTGTCACCAATTACAAAGCTATTGTGAGCCCACAAAACAAAGAAGTCCGAGGATCGACTTTATTTATCAAAAACGCCAGTGGTCAACTAGAAGGCATGCTCTGTATCAATATGGATATATCCGTCTACAAAAACTTAGCCGAGAATGTCTTAAGTTTGGCCAACCTCCTCCCACATCAGTGTCAGTCACCAACACTAGCGTCAATTAATTATCAACCAGATGAAGCGGTAGAAGTCTTATCAAATAACATTCAAGATATCATTAGCGAGATCATCGACCCTTCTTTATTAAAACAAGGGATTAACCTTAGCCAAGAAGTCAAAATAGACATTGTTTACAAGCTCCACGAAAAAGGAGTCTTTCAGCTCAAGGGAGCCGTTTCAAAGGTTGCTGAAGTCTTAAATATCTCAGAACCAAGTGTCTACCGCTACCTTAAAAAGATTGATGCCGATTAA
- a CDS encoding DUF2200 family protein, producing MSHSIFQMAFQSVYQALVAKVERKGGHGQDVDRMITWLMGYSNEEIAELKKSNVTYGDFLNQAPSYNPYRQNITGKICGIQIETITDDQMQKLRQLDKLVDWLAKGKTSEQVIAKYQG from the coding sequence ATGTCCCATAGTATTTTTCAGATGGCCTTTCAGTCTGTTTATCAGGCTTTGGTGGCTAAAGTCGAGCGTAAGGGAGGGCATGGTCAAGATGTGGATAGGATGATTACTTGGCTGATGGGCTACTCTAATGAAGAAATAGCTGAGCTTAAAAAATCAAATGTGACCTATGGTGACTTTTTAAATCAAGCACCTTCATATAACCCTTACCGGCAAAACATTACGGGTAAGATTTGTGGTATCCAAATCGAAACGATTACGGATGATCAGATGCAAAAGCTTCGCCAATTGGACAAATTGGTTGACTGGTTAGCAAAGGGGAAGACTAGTGAGCAGGTAATTGCTAAATATCAAGGCTAG